One Halobaculum sp. CBA1158 DNA segment encodes these proteins:
- a CDS encoding DUF4396 domain-containing protein, producing MQVDAVVSRLERAFEPARELLVPPLSDPRVMGAWAVVVAVSTAVLLWDLRERNEAIPSLMQGVWTLTVLYSGPFGLAVYWYAGRTQIPGDSLGRRGFRSTAHCYSGCGAGEVTGILLAQGVLGLAVGWVAAATFGFAYLFGFSLTVGPLLQEGVGLREAVVDAVYSETPSITVMEVVAIGTDLLLAADAHVGDLLFWGALAFSLSVGYLAAYPVNLALVRVGVKEGMANPAEL from the coding sequence ATGCAGGTCGATGCGGTCGTCAGTCGCCTCGAACGCGCGTTCGAGCCCGCCCGCGAGCTGCTCGTCCCCCCGCTGTCGGACCCGCGCGTCATGGGCGCGTGGGCCGTCGTCGTCGCGGTCTCGACGGCCGTGCTGCTGTGGGACCTCCGCGAGCGCAACGAGGCGATCCCGTCGTTGATGCAGGGCGTCTGGACGCTGACGGTGCTGTACTCCGGGCCGTTCGGACTGGCGGTGTACTGGTACGCCGGCCGCACGCAGATCCCCGGCGATTCGTTGGGGCGGCGCGGCTTCCGGTCGACGGCCCACTGTTACTCCGGTTGCGGTGCCGGCGAGGTGACGGGCATCCTGCTGGCGCAAGGAGTGCTCGGACTGGCGGTCGGCTGGGTCGCGGCGGCGACGTTCGGCTTCGCGTACCTGTTCGGCTTCTCGCTCACGGTCGGTCCCCTGCTTCAGGAGGGCGTCGGGCTCCGGGAGGCCGTCGTCGACGCGGTCTACAGCGAGACGCCGTCGATCACGGTGATGGAGGTCGTCGCGATCGGCACCGACCTCCTGCTTGCGGCCGACGCGCACGTCGGCGACCTGCTGTTCTGGGGCGCGCTGGCGTTCTCGCTGTCGGTCGGCTACCTCGCCGCCTACCCGGTGAACCTCGCGCTCGTCCGCGTCGGGGTCAAGGAGGGGATGGCGAACCCGGCGGAGCTGTGA
- a CDS encoding M24 family metallopeptidase, with amino-acid sequence MRAGDGPDARGGDADGGDDDALGTDYASLATELAERDAVGFVAVGDRFDDDLRWLTRFSGPDRNYAFVATDAPGSDSHGDDAGDSGDDPDESPDGDAAGDDTATDDLHTALCAPALFDEQARREFPGEAVLTDRQGDHAGVRAAAALSARGVDGGTVLVPQSIPHDAAVYLSDAGYEVASTDAIARARRTKTDAEIDRLRRVQRAAIRGVARAEAILAEATPDPDADDGAGAVRWNGGALSTERLRRQVNEVLAAHGVRDAGNTVIGAGATAADLHYTGTDAIRPGETVLLDVSPRGPDGYYGDVTRTFAVDPDGGWERRAYLAVERAREAALAEVAAGVPASTVHEEAAAELAAHGFRVDSDAVGFTHSTGHGVGVSLHEGPSLSADEPLAAGDVVTIEPGVYDPGEGGVRLEDLIVVADDGYDLLGEYPFSLVPRRREGSQPHRQP; translated from the coding sequence ATGCGCGCGGGCGACGGGCCGGACGCCCGCGGTGGCGACGCCGACGGCGGGGACGACGACGCGCTCGGGACCGACTACGCGTCGCTCGCGACCGAACTCGCCGAGCGCGACGCCGTCGGCTTCGTCGCCGTCGGCGACCGCTTCGACGACGACCTCCGGTGGCTCACGCGCTTCTCCGGACCGGACCGCAACTACGCGTTCGTGGCGACCGACGCCCCCGGCAGCGACAGCCACGGCGACGACGCCGGCGACAGCGGCGACGACCCCGACGAGTCTCCCGACGGCGACGCAGCAGGCGACGACACCGCCACCGACGACCTCCACACGGCCCTCTGTGCGCCCGCGCTGTTCGACGAGCAGGCGCGCCGGGAGTTCCCGGGCGAGGCGGTCCTGACCGACCGACAGGGCGATCACGCGGGCGTTCGGGCCGCCGCGGCGCTGTCGGCCCGCGGCGTCGACGGCGGTACAGTCCTCGTCCCGCAGTCGATTCCCCACGACGCCGCCGTTTACCTGTCGGACGCCGGCTACGAGGTCGCCTCGACGGACGCGATCGCTCGCGCGCGACGGACGAAGACCGACGCCGAGATCGATCGCCTGCGACGCGTCCAGCGCGCGGCGATCCGCGGCGTCGCCCGCGCGGAGGCGATACTGGCGGAGGCGACGCCGGATCCCGACGCCGACGACGGCGCGGGCGCGGTGCGCTGGAACGGCGGCGCGCTCTCGACCGAGCGCCTCCGCCGGCAGGTGAACGAGGTGCTGGCGGCCCACGGCGTCCGCGACGCCGGCAACACCGTGATCGGGGCGGGCGCGACCGCCGCCGACCTCCACTACACCGGCACGGACGCGATCCGCCCGGGCGAGACCGTGCTGCTCGACGTGTCGCCGCGGGGTCCGGACGGCTACTACGGCGACGTGACGCGGACGTTCGCGGTCGACCCGGACGGCGGCTGGGAGCGCCGGGCGTACCTCGCCGTCGAGCGCGCCCGCGAGGCCGCCCTGGCGGAGGTCGCCGCCGGCGTCCCCGCCTCGACGGTCCACGAGGAGGCGGCCGCCGAGCTCGCGGCCCACGGCTTCCGCGTCGACTCCGACGCGGTCGGGTTCACTCACTCGACGGGCCACGGCGTCGGCGTCTCGCTCCACGAGGGGCCGTCGCTGTCGGCCGACGAACCCCTGGCCGCCGGCGACGTGGTGACGATCGAGCCGGGGGTGTACGACCCCGGGGAAGGGGGCGTCCGCCTGGAGGATCTGATCGTCGTCGCCGACGACGGCTACGACCTCCTCGGGGAGTACCCCTTCTCGCTGGTCCCGAGGCGTCGCGAGGGGTCGCAGCCGCATCGGCAACCGTGA
- a CDS encoding HVO_0416 family zinc finger protein, which yields MASAPSPNDDLFDEFLTSRGHDTEAARWEESYNKLQCPDCGGLHEGDAAECSVCGWRPETVR from the coding sequence ATGGCGTCGGCACCGAGCCCGAACGACGACCTGTTCGACGAGTTCCTGACCAGTCGCGGCCACGACACGGAGGCAGCCCGATGGGAAGAGTCGTATAACAAGCTGCAATGTCCAGACTGCGGCGGGCTTCACGAGGGGGACGCCGCGGAGTGCTCGGTGTGCGGGTGGCGACCCGAGACCGTCCGGTGA
- a CDS encoding deoxyribonuclease IV translates to MSADSDPTLKVGAHESIAGGTYNAVDALVDDGGNCGQIFTHSPQVWQDPSIADDEAERFREASEEHGVGPWVIHSSYLVNLCTPKDDLREKSVDSMQKEVDAAAKLDIPYVNVHLGAHTGAGVERGLDNAASALDELDVPDGVTVLVESDAGSGTKLGGDFEHLAEVLDRSEQDLDICLDTAHAFAAGYDLSSEEAVNETIAELDEVVGLEHLRCVHLNDSKHECGTNKDEHAHVGEGRIGEAGMRAFINHEDLRDVPLVLETPTEDGKSFAWNIERVRELREE, encoded by the coding sequence ATGAGCGCAGACAGCGACCCGACGCTGAAGGTCGGGGCCCACGAGTCCATCGCCGGCGGCACGTACAACGCGGTCGACGCGCTGGTCGACGACGGCGGCAACTGCGGGCAGATCTTCACCCACTCCCCGCAGGTGTGGCAGGACCCAAGCATCGCGGACGACGAGGCCGAGCGGTTCCGCGAGGCCAGCGAGGAGCACGGGGTCGGCCCCTGGGTAATCCACTCGTCGTACCTCGTGAACCTCTGCACGCCGAAGGACGACCTCCGCGAGAAGTCGGTCGACTCCATGCAAAAGGAGGTCGACGCCGCCGCGAAGCTCGACATCCCGTACGTCAACGTCCACCTCGGCGCGCACACCGGCGCGGGCGTCGAACGGGGCCTCGACAACGCCGCCAGCGCCCTCGACGAACTCGACGTTCCGGACGGCGTGACCGTCCTCGTCGAATCGGACGCCGGCTCGGGCACCAAGCTCGGCGGCGACTTCGAGCACCTCGCCGAGGTGCTCGACCGCTCCGAGCAGGACCTCGACATCTGTCTGGACACGGCCCACGCGTTCGCCGCGGGCTACGACCTCTCCAGCGAGGAGGCGGTGAACGAGACGATAGCCGAACTCGACGAGGTCGTCGGGCTGGAGCACCTGCGGTGCGTCCACCTCAACGACTCCAAACACGAGTGCGGGACGAACAAGGACGAGCACGCCCACGTCGGCGAGGGGCGCATCGGCGAGGCGGGCATGCGCGCGTTCATCAACCACGAGGACCTTCGCGACGTGCCGCTGGTGCTCGAGACCCCCACCGAGGACGGCAAGTCGTTCGCGTGGAACATCGAGCGCGTGCGGGAACTGCGCGAGGAGTAG
- a CDS encoding carboxypeptidase M32 yields MAVPDADLDSTVDDDAPEAYRDLMDQYARVSHLESGSGVLYWDQQVTMPEGGTPARGKQLAALSATTHEKLTGDAMADALAAAKDADLDAERAANVREIRRRHGRNRSLPESLVEELTEHQSHSQQVWQEAKGDDDFSRFAPALETLRDLHVDRAEAIDPDRPAYEVMYEDGEPYLPLDRLEEVFEELKAGLVPLIESIEAADRDLASPFVEAGPYDEETQRGLSEAVLDALAYPDDRGRIDVSAHPFTSGNQFDARITTRFKPEDPMDAFTATVHEFGHASYELGLPDGRFGEPLGASLSSGVHESQSRFWENHVARTEPFWEGFVDEANDHLGTDATAREAYEAVNQIYPDNLIRVEADELTYHLHIILRCEIDRAFVEGDVGVDEIPEVWNAKMDDYLGVVPDTDADGCLQDIHWSSRFAAFQGYTIGSVLAAQLDHAMREDLGDVDALIREGEFEPLWEWMTEHVHRHGRRYPTDELVEEATGEPLTAEYFLDYVEEKFGELYGL; encoded by the coding sequence ATGGCAGTCCCCGACGCGGACCTCGACTCGACGGTCGACGACGACGCGCCCGAGGCGTATCGCGACCTCATGGACCAGTACGCCCGGGTGTCGCACCTCGAAAGCGGCAGCGGCGTTCTCTACTGGGATCAGCAGGTGACGATGCCCGAGGGTGGAACGCCCGCCCGCGGGAAGCAGCTGGCGGCGCTGTCGGCGACGACCCACGAGAAGCTGACGGGCGACGCGATGGCCGACGCGCTCGCGGCCGCCAAGGACGCCGACCTCGACGCCGAGCGCGCGGCGAACGTTCGGGAGATCCGGCGTCGCCACGGACGCAACCGCTCGCTCCCGGAGTCGCTGGTGGAGGAGTTGACCGAGCACCAGTCGCACAGCCAGCAGGTGTGGCAGGAGGCGAAGGGCGACGACGACTTCTCGCGGTTCGCGCCCGCGCTGGAGACGCTTCGCGACCTGCACGTCGACCGCGCGGAGGCGATCGATCCCGACCGCCCCGCCTACGAGGTCATGTACGAGGACGGCGAGCCGTACCTCCCGCTCGACCGACTGGAGGAGGTGTTCGAGGAGCTGAAGGCCGGACTCGTCCCGCTCATCGAGTCGATCGAGGCCGCCGACCGCGACCTCGCGTCGCCGTTCGTGGAGGCGGGACCGTACGACGAAGAGACCCAGCGCGGCCTCTCGGAGGCGGTCCTCGACGCCCTGGCGTACCCCGACGACCGCGGGAGGATCGACGTGTCCGCCCACCCGTTCACCTCGGGCAACCAGTTCGACGCGCGGATCACGACGCGGTTCAAGCCCGAGGACCCGATGGACGCGTTCACCGCGACGGTCCACGAGTTCGGCCACGCGAGCTACGAACTGGGCCTGCCGGACGGGCGGTTCGGCGAGCCGCTGGGCGCGTCGCTGTCCTCCGGCGTCCACGAGTCGCAGTCGCGGTTCTGGGAGAACCACGTCGCGCGCACCGAGCCGTTCTGGGAGGGGTTCGTCGACGAGGCGAACGACCACCTCGGCACCGACGCCACCGCACGCGAGGCGTACGAGGCTGTCAACCAGATCTACCCGGACAACCTCATTCGGGTCGAGGCGGACGAACTCACCTATCACCTCCACATCATCCTCCGGTGTGAGATCGACCGCGCGTTCGTCGAGGGCGACGTCGGAGTCGACGAGATCCCCGAGGTCTGGAACGCGAAGATGGACGACTACCTCGGGGTCGTCCCCGACACCGACGCCGACGGCTGTCTCCAGGACATCCACTGGAGCAGTCGATTCGCCGCCTTCCAGGGGTACACCATCGGCTCGGTGCTGGCGGCGCAACTCGATCACGCGATGCGCGAGGACCTGGGCGACGTGGACGCGCTGATCCGCGAGGGGGAGTTCGAGCCGCTGTGGGAGTGGATGACCGAGCACGTGCACCGGCACGGACGGCGCTACCCGACCGACGAGTTGGTCGAGGAGGCGACCGGCGAACCCCTCACCGCGGAGTACTTCCTCGACTACGTCGAAGAGAAGTTCGGCGAACTGTACGGGCTCTGA
- a CDS encoding alanine--glyoxylate aminotransferase family protein produces the protein MSEKREYTGEYPEKTLYIPGPTEVREDVIEEMAQPMFGHRMDRMTDLYTTIVEDTKEFLGTDNEVMILTASGTEFWEASTLNLVDENILVPTCGSFSERHANVAERLGKNVDRLEYEWGEAVKPEDIREHLDASDTHYDVVATVMNESSTGVRNPIEEIGDVIAEYPDTYFVVDAVSALGGDYVDIDAHDIDVIFASTQKAFAMPPGLAVCVVSDEAYERELERDSASWYGGFQRALDYYDRKGQTHSTPAIPIMLAYRKQMKHMLAEGHEERSERHREMAEYTREWAYDHFDVFPEEGYESQTVACIENTQGIDVAGTIEQVSEEYDMAFANGYGSQLGEKTFRIGHMGEHDVDSIRELTDAIEDAAGL, from the coding sequence GTGAGCGAGAAACGCGAGTACACCGGCGAGTACCCGGAGAAGACGCTGTACATCCCCGGGCCGACCGAGGTCCGCGAGGACGTGATCGAGGAGATGGCCCAGCCGATGTTCGGCCACCGGATGGACCGGATGACCGACCTCTACACGACCATCGTCGAGGACACCAAGGAGTTCCTCGGGACCGACAACGAGGTGATGATCCTCACGGCCTCCGGGACGGAGTTCTGGGAGGCGTCGACGCTCAACCTCGTCGACGAGAACATCCTCGTGCCCACGTGCGGGAGCTTCAGCGAGCGCCACGCCAACGTCGCCGAGCGCCTCGGCAAGAACGTCGACCGCCTCGAGTACGAGTGGGGCGAGGCGGTCAAGCCCGAGGACATCCGCGAGCACCTCGACGCGAGCGACACGCACTACGACGTGGTCGCGACCGTGATGAACGAGAGTTCCACCGGCGTCCGCAACCCGATCGAGGAGATCGGCGACGTGATCGCGGAGTACCCGGACACGTACTTCGTCGTCGACGCGGTGTCGGCGCTGGGCGGCGACTACGTCGATATCGACGCCCACGACATCGACGTGATCTTCGCGTCGACCCAGAAGGCGTTCGCGATGCCCCCGGGCCTCGCCGTGTGTGTCGTCAGCGACGAGGCGTACGAGCGCGAACTCGAGAGGGACTCGGCGTCGTGGTACGGCGGCTTCCAGCGCGCGCTCGACTACTACGACCGGAAGGGGCAGACGCACTCGACGCCCGCGATCCCGATCATGCTCGCGTACCGAAAGCAGATGAAACACATGCTGGCGGAGGGCCACGAGGAGCGCTCCGAACGCCACCGGGAGATGGCCGAGTACACCCGCGAGTGGGCGTACGACCACTTCGACGTGTTCCCCGAGGAGGGGTACGAGTCCCAGACCGTCGCGTGCATCGAGAACACGCAGGGGATCGACGTGGCCGGCACCATCGAGCAGGTGAGCGAGGAGTACGACATGGCCTTCGCAAACGGCTACGGCTCGCAGTTGGGCGAGAAGACGTTCCGGATCGGGCACATGGGCGAGCACGACGTGGACTCGATCCGGGAGCTGACCGACGCGATCGAGGACGCGGCCGGGTTGTGA
- a CDS encoding ATP-dependent helicase, which produces MVMSDPTVTRLFGGPGSGKTTALLDRVEGLIDDGVAMRDILVVSYTRAAAAEVRERLTERLDTTPRHLQGNVCTMHAKAYELLNLSRGDVVGEDDKEEFCDDYGVEYEDEYSGAGRRTARSTTLGNKVIATSQWLQRTKRDVADWYDVPFQWDVEEVRLPPDIDPNAQEGNKYTPTWPSSDERLDVPEAIRAWRAYKGDNELVGFADMLERVAQRSLVPTVDHLVIDEFQDITTLQYDVYEEWKPHMESGLIAGDDDQVVYAWQGADPALLLDTEVDEDEVLPNSYRLPSNILNVVNTEIRHIDKRQEKDLKPRKEGGTVEAIDSPSMLDLVRNVRHTIGSTDDETVMVLFRARYQMFDFIDEFISEGIPFSCLTDQRMWTDRLGDYVSAVEAVERNEALTALEARRLADILQDSAFGSNERDELYDFLDDVEETAEEDDLAEIPLSPEDVKEYVPFMPDGPAAADMARKITSFQRKSMKAYFAGEYEGEDPSRVRLGTIHSAKGREADHVFVNTDLTEKVVEQMAAQADQQGLDVTGRDGEEFTKTTDPVPVLTDNERRVFYVGMSRARERLVLMENLVNGAPTLPISVVLHNELDERDPQAIVDEIVEESEAPDPELEA; this is translated from the coding sequence ATGGTAATGAGCGATCCGACGGTCACCCGACTGTTCGGCGGTCCGGGCAGCGGGAAGACGACCGCGCTCCTCGACCGGGTCGAGGGGCTCATCGACGACGGCGTGGCGATGCGCGATATCCTCGTCGTCTCGTACACCCGAGCGGCCGCCGCCGAGGTGCGCGAGCGACTCACCGAGCGACTCGACACCACCCCTCGACACCTGCAGGGGAACGTCTGTACGATGCACGCGAAGGCGTACGAGCTGTTGAACCTCTCGCGAGGCGACGTGGTCGGCGAGGACGACAAAGAGGAGTTCTGTGACGACTACGGCGTCGAGTACGAGGACGAGTACTCCGGCGCGGGCCGTCGCACCGCCCGGTCGACGACGCTGGGCAACAAGGTGATCGCCACCTCCCAGTGGCTCCAGCGGACCAAGCGCGACGTGGCCGACTGGTACGACGTCCCCTTCCAGTGGGACGTAGAGGAGGTCCGCCTCCCGCCGGACATCGACCCCAACGCCCAGGAGGGGAACAAGTACACGCCGACGTGGCCCTCCTCGGACGAGCGCCTCGACGTGCCCGAGGCCATTCGGGCGTGGCGCGCGTACAAGGGCGACAACGAGCTGGTCGGCTTCGCGGACATGCTCGAGCGCGTGGCCCAGCGGTCGCTCGTTCCGACGGTCGACCACCTCGTCATCGACGAGTTCCAGGACATCACCACCCTCCAGTACGACGTGTACGAGGAGTGGAAGCCGCACATGGAATCGGGCCTCATCGCCGGCGACGACGACCAGGTCGTGTACGCCTGGCAGGGCGCGGACCCGGCGCTGCTGCTCGACACCGAGGTCGACGAGGACGAGGTGTTGCCCAACTCCTACCGGCTCCCGTCGAACATCCTCAACGTCGTCAACACGGAGATCCGTCACATCGACAAGCGCCAGGAGAAGGACCTCAAGCCCCGCAAGGAGGGAGGGACCGTCGAGGCGATCGACTCGCCGTCGATGCTCGATCTCGTGCGGAACGTCCGCCACACGATCGGCTCCACCGACGACGAGACGGTGATGGTGCTGTTCCGGGCGCGGTATCAGATGTTCGACTTCATCGACGAGTTCATCTCCGAGGGGATCCCCTTCTCGTGTCTCACCGACCAGCGGATGTGGACCGACCGGCTCGGCGACTACGTCAGCGCGGTCGAGGCAGTCGAGCGCAACGAGGCGCTCACCGCCCTCGAGGCGCGCCGACTCGCGGACATCCTCCAGGACTCGGCGTTCGGCTCCAACGAGCGCGACGAGCTGTACGACTTCCTCGACGACGTGGAGGAGACCGCAGAGGAGGACGACCTCGCGGAGATCCCGCTGTCGCCCGAGGACGTGAAAGAGTACGTTCCGTTCATGCCCGACGGCCCCGCCGCCGCCGACATGGCCCGCAAGATCACCAGCTTCCAGCGCAAGTCGATGAAGGCGTACTTCGCGGGCGAGTACGAGGGCGAGGACCCCAGCCGGGTCCGCCTCGGCACCATCCACTCCGCGAAGGGTCGCGAGGCCGACCACGTGTTCGTCAACACCGACCTCACCGAGAAAGTCGTCGAGCAGATGGCCGCCCAGGCCGACCAGCAGGGGCTCGACGTGACCGGGCGCGACGGCGAGGAGTTCACGAAGACGACCGACCCCGTCCCCGTGCTCACCGACAACGAGCGCCGCGTGTTCTACGTCGGCATGTCGCGCGCTCGCGAGCGGCTCGTCCTCATGGAGAACCTCGTCAACGGGGCACCGACGCTGCCGATCTCGGTCGTGCTCCACAACGAACTCGACGAGCGCGACCCGCAGGCGATCGTCGACGAGATCGTCGAGGAGAGCGAGGCACCCGACCCCGAACTCGAGGCGTAG
- a CDS encoding DUF502 domain-containing protein gives MDAIARLRSSFVAGLFVVLPLAVTLFVLDWGVDRLTATLAPVVSGSGLSALVGSAAVATALAVVLVALGITLVGFVASHEAGRRLFGGFERGVRLLPVVRAVYFGVRQVSESLATPGDGFDRVVVAEFPRDGTWSIGFVTNPAPRSVRRAAGEELMTVFFPHSPNPTAGKLAMMHPDDYAEIDMSVARGLRLLVTTGLSVDDPDRLPAAVSVGSDGG, from the coding sequence ATGGACGCGATCGCGCGGCTACGTTCGAGCTTCGTGGCGGGGCTGTTCGTCGTGCTCCCGCTGGCCGTGACGCTGTTCGTTCTCGACTGGGGGGTCGACCGACTCACCGCGACGCTCGCGCCGGTCGTGAGCGGGAGCGGGCTCTCGGCGCTCGTCGGTAGCGCGGCGGTGGCGACGGCGCTGGCCGTCGTCCTCGTCGCGCTGGGGATCACGCTCGTCGGCTTCGTCGCCTCCCACGAGGCGGGCCGGCGGCTGTTCGGCGGCTTCGAGCGGGGGGTTCGGCTCCTCCCGGTCGTCCGCGCGGTGTACTTCGGGGTCAGGCAGGTGAGCGAGTCGCTCGCGACGCCCGGCGACGGCTTCGACCGCGTCGTCGTCGCGGAGTTCCCACGCGACGGCACGTGGTCGATCGGATTCGTCACCAATCCCGCCCCGCGAAGCGTCCGTCGGGCCGCAGGCGAGGAGCTGATGACCGTCTTCTTCCCGCACAGCCCCAACCCCACGGCAGGGAAACTGGCGATGATGCACCCCGACGACTACGCGGAGATCGACATGAGCGTCGCCCGCGGCCTCCGACTGCTCGTCACGACGGGGCTGTCGGTCGACGACCCGGACCGCCTTCCCGCGGCGGTCTCCGTCGGAAGCGACGGCGGCTGA
- a CDS encoding riboflavin synthase, translating into MFTGIVETAGEVVGREETSEGLRLRVAAGGLDDLHHGQSIAVSGVCLTVEEFGAVDADDSAPGDDCSWFSVFLAAETVAKTYLDDLREGDAVNIERALAADGRFDGHVVQGHVDTTAEISAIERVGEDWRFTFSIPEGFGRYVVDKGSVALDGISLTVAEKRDDEFDVAIIPTTYELTNLSEKSVGDHVHLEVDVVAKYVEGMLEGYAESLLADAPESAPSADD; encoded by the coding sequence ATGTTCACCGGAATCGTGGAGACCGCCGGCGAGGTGGTCGGGCGCGAGGAGACGTCCGAGGGCCTTCGCCTGCGCGTCGCCGCCGGAGGGCTCGACGACCTCCACCACGGGCAGTCGATCGCCGTCAGCGGCGTCTGTCTCACCGTCGAGGAGTTCGGCGCGGTCGACGCGGACGACTCGGCCCCCGGCGACGACTGCTCGTGGTTCTCCGTGTTCCTCGCGGCCGAAACGGTCGCGAAGACGTACCTCGACGACCTCCGGGAGGGCGACGCGGTCAACATCGAGCGCGCGCTCGCCGCCGACGGCCGCTTCGACGGTCACGTCGTGCAGGGCCACGTCGACACGACCGCCGAGATCAGCGCGATCGAGCGGGTCGGCGAGGACTGGCGCTTCACGTTCTCGATCCCCGAGGGGTTCGGGCGCTACGTCGTCGACAAGGGGTCGGTCGCGCTCGACGGCATCTCGCTGACCGTCGCCGAGAAGCGCGACGACGAGTTCGACGTGGCGATCATCCCGACGACGTACGAGCTGACGAACCTCTCAGAAAAATCGGTGGGCGACCACGTTCACCTGGAGGTGGACGTGGTCGCGAAGTACGTCGAGGGGATGCTGGAGGGGTACGCGGAGTCGCTGTTGGCGGACGCGCCGGAGTCGGCCCCGTCGGCGGACGACTGA